One Streptomyces sp. L2 genomic window carries:
- a CDS encoding SCO2322 family protein, which yields MTAVRRAGVLLVAALVLVAGAAVEARAAGYRYWSFWERDGGRWTYATEGPSTARPEDGAVEGFRFAVSPDSASAVRPRGAADFGAICAGTPAKRGTKRVAFVLDFGTAADAPSGERPPRGRTACARVSGDATAAEALAAVAKPLRYDTNALLCAIAGYPAKGCGEQVAAGEDSGTDPSPTAGHSSGGPSLGLPIGVGVVALLAGAGVWQARRRRRDAA from the coding sequence GTGACCGCCGTCCGCCGTGCCGGGGTCCTGCTGGTCGCCGCGCTGGTGCTGGTCGCCGGCGCGGCGGTCGAGGCGCGGGCCGCGGGGTACCGCTACTGGTCGTTCTGGGAGCGCGACGGTGGCCGGTGGACCTATGCCACCGAGGGTCCGTCGACCGCCCGCCCCGAGGACGGCGCGGTCGAGGGGTTCCGCTTCGCGGTGAGCCCGGACTCGGCGAGCGCGGTGCGCCCGCGCGGCGCGGCGGACTTCGGGGCGATCTGCGCGGGGACCCCCGCGAAGCGGGGGACGAAGCGGGTGGCCTTCGTGCTGGACTTCGGTACGGCCGCGGACGCGCCGTCCGGTGAGCGGCCGCCGCGGGGGCGTACCGCGTGCGCGCGGGTGTCCGGCGACGCCACGGCGGCGGAGGCGCTGGCGGCCGTGGCCAAGCCGCTGCGGTACGACACCAACGCCCTGTTGTGCGCCATCGCCGGGTACCCGGCGAAGGGGTGCGGCGAGCAGGTCGCCGCCGGCGAAGACTCCGGTACGGACCCGTCCCCGACCGCGGGTCACTCGTCCGGCGGACCTTCCCTGGGGCTGCCGATCGGCGTCGGAGTGGTCGCCCTGCTCGCGGGCGCGGGGGTGTGGCAGGCACGACGACGGCGACGCGATGCCGCCTGA
- a CDS encoding cytochrome P450, with protein MHCPALPDGFDLTDPDLLHHRVPLPEFAGLRAAEPVRWIPQPHGLAGFDDDGYWAVTRHADVKYVSTHPEIFSSYLNTAIIRFNEHIERDAIDAQRLILLNMDPPEHTRVRQIVQRGFTPRSIRALEERLRARARAIVEGARARSGPFDFVTEVACELPLQAIAELIGVPQEDRSKIFDWSNKMIAYDDPEYAITEEVGAQSATEIIAYAMNMAAERKRCPAHDIVTTLVAAEDEGNLSSDEFGFFVLMLAVAGNETTRNAITHGMHAFLTHPDQWELFKRERPASAAEEIVRWATPVNAFQRTATQDTELGGSRIRKGDRVGLFYASANHDPDVFTDPDAFDITRDPNPHLGFGGGGPHFCLGKSLAVLEIDLIFTALADAMPGLKLAGDPRRLRSAWINGVKELPVSAD; from the coding sequence ATGCACTGCCCCGCGCTGCCCGACGGGTTCGACCTCACCGACCCCGACCTGCTGCACCACCGCGTGCCGCTCCCGGAGTTCGCCGGGCTGCGCGCGGCCGAGCCGGTCCGCTGGATCCCGCAGCCGCACGGCCTGGCGGGCTTCGACGACGACGGCTACTGGGCCGTGACCCGGCACGCGGACGTCAAGTACGTCTCCACGCACCCGGAGATCTTCTCCTCGTACCTCAACACGGCGATCATCCGCTTCAACGAGCACATCGAACGCGACGCCATCGACGCCCAGCGGCTGATCCTGCTCAACATGGACCCGCCGGAGCACACCCGGGTCCGCCAGATCGTGCAGCGCGGCTTCACTCCCCGCTCGATCCGCGCCCTGGAGGAGCGCCTGCGCGCCCGCGCCCGGGCGATCGTCGAGGGCGCCCGCGCCCGCTCCGGCCCCTTCGACTTCGTCACCGAGGTGGCGTGCGAACTGCCGCTGCAGGCCATCGCCGAGCTGATCGGGGTCCCCCAGGAGGACCGCTCCAAGATCTTCGACTGGTCCAACAAGATGATCGCGTACGACGACCCCGAGTACGCCATCACCGAGGAGGTCGGCGCCCAGTCGGCCACCGAGATCATCGCCTACGCCATGAACATGGCCGCCGAGCGCAAGCGGTGCCCGGCGCACGACATCGTGACGACGCTGGTGGCGGCGGAGGACGAGGGCAACCTCAGCTCCGACGAGTTCGGCTTCTTCGTGCTGATGCTCGCCGTGGCCGGGAACGAGACCACCCGCAACGCCATCACGCACGGCATGCACGCCTTCCTCACCCACCCTGACCAGTGGGAGCTGTTCAAGCGTGAGCGCCCGGCGAGCGCCGCGGAGGAGATCGTCCGCTGGGCGACCCCGGTCAACGCGTTCCAGCGGACGGCCACGCAGGACACCGAACTGGGCGGTTCGCGGATCAGGAAGGGCGACCGGGTGGGCCTCTTCTACGCCTCCGCCAACCACGACCCCGACGTCTTCACCGACCCCGACGCGTTCGACATCACCCGGGACCCCAATCCCCACCTCGGCTTCGGCGGCGGCGGCCCGCACTTCTGCCTCGGCAAGTCCCTCGCGGTCCTGGAGATCGACCTGATCTTCACCGCCCTCGCCGACGCCATGCCCGGCCTGAAACTCGCCGGCGACCCTCGCCGACTGCGCTCGGCCTGGATCAACGGCGTGAAGGAACTCCCGGTCAGCGCGGACTGA
- a CDS encoding YoaK family protein → MPPSTTPAPDPDPDPDPDPAPARSPDPEARGVPLVAVFLALTAVSGLIDAVSFLGLGRVFTANMTGNVVILGFAAARAPGFSAGHTATSLAGFLLGAAASGRVAAWHRTESRRARARLTLALEAVLTGGAAALAFARPDATGPGSGTGYALIALTAFAMGLRSAAVRRLGVADLNTTVLTMTLTGLFSESRLGDATSRRSPRRAGAGLAMLAGACLGAWLVLHHGPALPLLVAAATAAVLAVVTSGRE, encoded by the coding sequence ATGCCGCCCTCGACGACACCGGCGCCGGACCCGGACCCGGACCCAGACCCGGACCCGGCGCCGGCCCGGAGTCCGGATCCGGAGGCGCGCGGGGTGCCGCTGGTGGCCGTGTTCCTGGCGCTGACCGCGGTCAGCGGCCTGATCGACGCGGTGAGCTTCCTCGGACTCGGCCGGGTGTTCACGGCGAACATGACCGGCAACGTGGTCATCCTCGGCTTCGCCGCGGCCCGTGCGCCCGGCTTCTCGGCCGGGCACACGGCGACCTCGCTCGCCGGGTTCCTGCTGGGCGCGGCCGCGTCCGGGCGGGTGGCGGCGTGGCACCGCACGGAGTCCCGGCGGGCCCGCGCCCGACTGACCCTGGCCCTGGAGGCGGTGCTGACCGGGGGCGCGGCGGCGCTCGCCTTCGCCCGGCCTGACGCCACCGGCCCCGGGAGCGGCACCGGCTACGCCTTGATCGCGCTGACGGCGTTCGCGATGGGCCTGCGCAGCGCGGCGGTCCGCAGACTGGGCGTCGCGGACCTGAACACCACCGTCCTCACCATGACGCTGACCGGCCTGTTCTCCGAGTCCCGGCTCGGCGACGCGACGAGCCGGCGCTCGCCGCGCCGCGCGGGCGCGGGCCTCGCCATGCTCGCCGGTGCCTGCCTGGGCGCCTGGCTGGTCCTGCACCACGGCCCCGCGTTGCCGCTGCTCGTCGCAGCGGCGACCGCGGCCGTACTGGCGGTGGTGACGTCGGGCCGCGAGTGA
- a CDS encoding ECF transporter S component, protein MNPPRLRAARPVPLGPRSLAALVLVSAVGTVAFFWPFLAPPTSRLSAHAQDAPWLFAGLLVLLVAVVAATISESGLGPKAVAMLGVLAATGAALRPIGAGTAGIEPMFFLMVLSGRVLGPGFGFVLGSLTMFASALLTGGVGPWMPFQMLAMGWFTMGAGLLPGRSRVRGKAELLLLAAYGFLAAFAYGTLMNLSGWPFMGALASNIAFDPHAAVAANLSRFVAYCLATSLGWDLGRALCTVVLTLALGPAVLRALRRATRRAAFETAVTFDAPAA, encoded by the coding sequence ATGAATCCCCCCAGGCTCCGAGCCGCCCGCCCCGTTCCCCTCGGCCCCCGTTCCCTCGCCGCTCTGGTGCTCGTCTCGGCCGTCGGCACCGTCGCCTTCTTCTGGCCGTTCCTCGCGCCGCCCACCTCGCGGCTGAGCGCGCATGCCCAGGACGCGCCCTGGCTGTTCGCGGGGCTGCTGGTGCTGCTGGTCGCGGTCGTCGCGGCGACGATCTCCGAGTCGGGGCTCGGCCCGAAGGCCGTCGCGATGCTGGGCGTGCTCGCCGCGACCGGCGCCGCGCTGCGGCCGATCGGCGCGGGCACCGCCGGCATCGAGCCGATGTTCTTCCTGATGGTGCTCAGCGGCCGGGTGCTGGGCCCCGGCTTCGGCTTCGTCCTCGGCTCGCTGACGATGTTCGCGTCCGCCCTGCTCACCGGCGGGGTGGGGCCCTGGATGCCGTTCCAGATGCTGGCGATGGGCTGGTTCACGATGGGCGCGGGGCTGCTCCCGGGCCGCTCCCGCGTCCGGGGGAAGGCCGAGCTGCTCCTGCTGGCGGCGTACGGATTCCTCGCGGCCTTCGCCTACGGCACGCTGATGAACCTGTCGGGCTGGCCCTTCATGGGCGCCCTGGCCTCGAACATCGCCTTCGACCCGCATGCTGCGGTGGCCGCCAACCTGTCCCGGTTCGTCGCCTACTGCCTGGCCACCTCCCTCGGCTGGGACCTGGGCCGGGCCCTGTGCACGGTCGTGCTCACCCTCGCCCTCGGCCCGGCGGTGCTGCGCGCGCTGCGCCGGGCCACCCGGCGGGCCGCTTTCGAGACCGCGGTCACATTCGACGCACCCGCTGCGTGA
- a CDS encoding transglycosylase SLT domain-containing protein, whose amino-acid sequence MSVSFIRRIATPKKAITAAALAAATAGMALSAAPAQAAPTSASSAQAIAHKMIPDAAQYNAFNKIVSHESGWNVSATNGSSGAYGLVQALPGSKMASAGSDWKTNPATQIKWGLDYMKSRYGSPVAAWSFWQANGWY is encoded by the coding sequence GTGTCCGTCTCCTTCATCCGCCGCATCGCCACCCCGAAGAAGGCCATCACCGCCGCCGCCCTGGCCGCCGCCACCGCCGGTATGGCGCTGAGCGCGGCGCCCGCCCAGGCCGCCCCGACCTCGGCCTCCTCCGCTCAGGCGATCGCGCACAAGATGATCCCGGACGCCGCGCAGTACAACGCGTTCAACAAGATCGTCTCTCACGAGAGCGGCTGGAACGTCTCCGCCACCAACGGCTCCTCCGGCGCCTACGGCCTGGTGCAGGCGCTGCCGGGCTCGAAGATGGCCTCGGCCGGCTCGGACTGGAAGACCAACCCGGCCACCCAGATCAAGTGGGGCCTGGACTACATGAAGTCCCGCTACGGCAGCCCCGTCGCCGCCTGGAGCTTCTGGCAGGCCAACGGCTGGTACTGA
- a CDS encoding ABC transporter ATP-binding protein, which yields MIRFEDVSVTYEGSAEPAVRGVDFEVPEGELVLLVGPSGVGKSTVLGAVSGLVPHFTGGTLSGRVTVAGRDTRTHKPRELADVVGTVGQDPLAHFVTDVVEDELAYGMESLGLAPAVMRRRVEETLDLLGLAGLRDRPIATLSGGQRQRAAIGSVLTPHPRVLVLDEPTSALDPAAAEEVLAVLQRLVHDLGTTVLLAEHRLERVIQYADRVALLPARGAAPLLGTPAEVMAVSPVYPPVVDLGRLAGWSPLPLTVRDARRRATPLRDRLATLPTPHLTPAPNTTPAGTATPPGSAAVARVPSTSPGGSATLPSGGPGPEPGPGPGPSTERAARPSDGQPGERPRRKGLFRRRSSAVAAPLTPYVAEVSALAVRRGRVAALRHVDLTVAPGETVALMGRNGAGKSTLLGSLVGLVEPSAGGVRVGGAVPHRTAPRDLVRRVGLVPQEPRDLLYADTVGAECAAADRDAGAEPGTCRALVSELLPGITDDTHPRDLSEGQRLALALAVVLAARPPLLLLDEPTRGLDYAAKARLVGVLRGLAAEGHALVLATHDVELAAEIAHRVVLLAEGEVIADGPTADVVVSSPSFAPQVTKILAPQEWLTVAQVREALA from the coding sequence GTGATCCGGTTCGAGGATGTCAGCGTCACGTACGAGGGGTCGGCCGAACCGGCTGTCCGGGGCGTGGACTTCGAGGTGCCGGAGGGCGAACTCGTGCTGCTCGTCGGCCCGTCGGGGGTCGGCAAGTCGACGGTGCTGGGCGCGGTCAGCGGTCTGGTCCCGCACTTCACCGGCGGCACCCTGAGCGGACGCGTCACGGTGGCCGGCCGGGACACCCGCACCCACAAGCCGCGCGAACTCGCCGACGTGGTGGGCACGGTGGGCCAGGATCCGCTCGCGCACTTCGTGACCGACGTGGTGGAGGACGAACTTGCCTACGGCATGGAGTCGTTGGGGCTCGCCCCGGCCGTGATGCGGCGCCGCGTGGAGGAGACCCTGGACCTGCTGGGGCTGGCCGGCCTGCGGGACCGTCCCATCGCCACGCTCTCCGGCGGCCAGCGGCAGCGGGCCGCGATCGGCTCGGTCCTCACCCCGCACCCCCGGGTGCTGGTCCTCGACGAGCCGACCTCCGCGCTCGACCCGGCCGCCGCGGAGGAGGTGCTCGCCGTGCTGCAGCGCCTGGTGCACGACCTGGGTACGACCGTGCTGCTGGCCGAGCACCGGCTGGAGCGGGTGATCCAGTACGCCGACCGGGTCGCCCTGCTGCCCGCCCGTGGCGCCGCGCCGCTGCTCGGCACGCCGGCCGAGGTGATGGCCGTGTCGCCGGTGTACCCGCCGGTGGTGGACCTGGGCCGGCTGGCGGGCTGGTCCCCCCTCCCCCTGACGGTCCGCGACGCCCGCCGCCGAGCGACCCCCTTGCGCGACCGCCTGGCCACCCTGCCCACACCTCACCTCACACCGGCCCCGAACACCACGCCCGCCGGGACCGCAACGCCACCCGGCAGCGCCGCCGTTGCTCGGGTCCCCAGTACCAGCCCTGGCGGGAGCGCCACGCTCCCGAGTGGCGGGCCAGGGCCGGAGCCCGGGCCCGGGCCCGGGCCCTCGACCGAGCGGGCGGCCAGGCCGTCGGACGGGCAGCCGGGCGAGCGGCCCCGCAGAAAGGGCCTCTTCCGGCGGCGTTCCTCCGCTGTCGCCGCCCCGCTCACCCCCTATGTCGCCGAAGTCTCCGCCCTCGCCGTCCGCCGCGGCCGGGTCGCCGCACTGCGGCACGTCGACCTCACGGTCGCCCCCGGCGAGACGGTCGCCCTCATGGGGCGCAACGGGGCCGGGAAGTCCACGCTGCTCGGCTCGCTGGTGGGGCTGGTGGAGCCGAGCGCCGGTGGTGTCCGCGTCGGCGGGGCCGTACCGCATCGGACCGCTCCCCGGGACCTCGTACGCCGGGTCGGGCTCGTTCCGCAGGAGCCGCGGGACCTGCTGTACGCCGACACCGTCGGCGCGGAGTGCGCGGCGGCCGACCGGGACGCGGGGGCGGAGCCGGGCACCTGCCGGGCCCTGGTGTCCGAGCTGCTGCCCGGCATCACCGACGACACCCATCCCCGCGACCTCTCCGAGGGCCAGCGGCTCGCGCTGGCCCTGGCCGTCGTGCTGGCCGCCCGTCCGCCGCTGCTCCTGCTGGACGAGCCGACCCGCGGGCTCGACTACGCGGCCAAGGCGCGGCTGGTGGGCGTGCTGCGCGGGCTGGCCGCCGAGGGGCACGCGCTGGTGCTGGCCACGCATGACGTGGAGCTGGCCGCCGAGATCGCCCACCGGGTGGTCCTGCTCGCCGAGGGCGAGGTGATCGCCGACGGTCCGACGGCCGACGTCGTGGTCTCCTCCCCGTCCTTCGCCCCGCAGGTCACCAAGATCCTCGCCCCGCAGGAATGGCTCACGGTGGCCCAGGTACGGGAGGCACTGGCATGA
- a CDS encoding steroid 3-ketoacyl-CoA thiolase produces MAAEPVIVEAVRTPIGRRGGALANLHPAYLLGETYRELLGRTGIPADAVEQIVGGTVTHAGEQSMNPARTAWLTMGLPYETAATTVDCQCGSSQQASHMVANMVAAGVIDVGVSCGVEAMSRVPLGSGSKHGPGKPFPDEWNVDLPNQFEAAERIARHRGLTREDVDGLGLLSQERAAHAWAEERFKRETFAVQVPTTEEEQHAGQGMWRLVDKDEGLRDTSAQALAGLKPVMPRAVHTAGNSSQISDGAAAIMWASKRMARALKLRPRARIVAQALVGADPHFHLDGPIDATKAVLGKAGMSLKDIDVVEINEAFASVVLSWAQVFDQDLAKVNVNGGAIALGHPVGATGARLITTALHELERTDKEFALVTMCAGGGLATGTIIQRL; encoded by the coding sequence ATGGCCGCGGAACCCGTGATCGTCGAAGCCGTACGCACCCCGATCGGCAGGCGCGGCGGCGCGCTCGCCAATCTGCACCCCGCCTATCTGCTGGGCGAGACCTACCGTGAACTCCTCGGCCGCACCGGCATACCCGCCGACGCGGTCGAGCAGATCGTCGGCGGCACGGTGACCCACGCCGGCGAGCAGTCCATGAACCCCGCGCGCACGGCGTGGCTCACCATGGGCCTCCCCTACGAGACGGCCGCGACGACCGTGGACTGCCAGTGCGGCTCCTCGCAGCAGGCCTCGCACATGGTGGCCAACATGGTCGCCGCCGGTGTGATCGACGTCGGCGTCAGCTGCGGGGTCGAGGCGATGTCCCGGGTGCCGCTCGGCTCCGGCTCCAAGCACGGGCCGGGCAAGCCGTTCCCGGACGAGTGGAACGTGGACCTGCCCAACCAGTTCGAGGCCGCCGAGCGGATCGCCCGGCACCGCGGCCTGACCCGGGAGGACGTGGACGGTCTCGGCCTGCTCTCCCAGGAGCGCGCCGCGCACGCCTGGGCGGAGGAACGTTTCAAGCGGGAGACCTTCGCCGTGCAGGTGCCCACCACCGAGGAGGAGCAGCACGCCGGGCAGGGCATGTGGCGGCTGGTCGACAAGGACGAGGGACTGCGGGACACCTCCGCGCAGGCGCTGGCCGGGCTCAAGCCGGTGATGCCGAGGGCCGTCCACACGGCCGGGAACTCCTCCCAGATCTCGGACGGCGCCGCCGCCATCATGTGGGCGTCGAAGCGGATGGCCCGCGCCCTGAAGCTGCGGCCGCGCGCGCGGATCGTCGCCCAGGCCCTGGTCGGCGCCGACCCGCACTTCCACCTCGACGGCCCCATCGACGCCACCAAGGCCGTCCTCGGCAAGGCGGGCATGTCCCTGAAGGACATCGACGTCGTCGAGATCAACGAGGCCTTCGCCTCCGTCGTCCTCAGCTGGGCCCAGGTCTTCGACCAGGACCTGGCCAAGGTCAACGTCAACGGCGGCGCGATCGCCCTCGGCCACCCCGTCGGCGCGACCGGCGCCCGGCTGATCACCACCGCCCTGCACGAGCTGGAACGCACCGACAAGGAGTTCGCGCTGGTCACGATGTGCGCGGGCGGGGGACTGGCGACGGGGACGATCATCCAGCGGCTGTGA
- a CDS encoding prenyltransferase/squalene oxidase repeat-containing protein: MYVRRSAAVLAAVGVIAAAGSAAPALAAGPSPSASPKVTVPSGLYGTTDPTYDGVWRQSLTLLAQDTLGYRPATAAVGWLAGQQCANGAFAAFRADPGKACDAKVMVDTNSTAVAVQALKATGGHGAAVEKAAGWLKSVQNKDGGWGYTPGGPSDSNSTSVVIGALAAAGEDPGQVRAGGKSPYDLLAEFALPCGGKGGGALAYQPKKGKLTANADATAAGVVGALGKGFGVKAGADRGKAPACAPGKPAPARVADNGAAYLADAVARTGHLTSALPGAADQPDFGNTADTVVALAADGYLAQAKKPYAWLEKNAGAWAKQSGPAAYAQLILAAHAVGADPADFGGTDLVSALNASGPAPQKQAAASSHADEEKTSDDGSGNSVWWIVGVGLVGGIGVGFLMSARRKQRQL; the protein is encoded by the coding sequence ATGTACGTCCGCCGCAGTGCCGCGGTCCTCGCCGCCGTGGGCGTGATCGCCGCGGCCGGGTCCGCCGCGCCCGCCCTGGCCGCGGGCCCGTCCCCGTCCGCGTCGCCGAAGGTGACGGTCCCGTCCGGCCTGTACGGCACCACCGACCCGACGTACGACGGTGTCTGGCGCCAGTCGCTGACCCTGCTCGCCCAGGACACGCTCGGCTACCGGCCCGCGACCGCGGCCGTCGGCTGGCTCGCGGGGCAGCAGTGCGCGAACGGTGCGTTCGCCGCGTTCCGCGCGGACCCCGGCAAGGCGTGTGACGCCAAGGTGATGGTGGACACCAACAGCACCGCCGTCGCCGTACAGGCGCTCAAGGCGACCGGCGGGCATGGCGCGGCCGTCGAGAAGGCGGCCGGCTGGCTGAAGTCGGTGCAGAACAAGGACGGTGGCTGGGGCTACACGCCCGGCGGGCCCAGCGACAGCAACTCCACGTCCGTCGTCATCGGCGCGCTCGCCGCGGCCGGCGAGGACCCGGGGCAGGTGCGGGCGGGCGGCAAGTCGCCGTACGACCTGCTGGCCGAGTTCGCTCTCCCCTGCGGGGGGAAGGGCGGCGGCGCCCTCGCCTACCAGCCCAAGAAGGGCAAGCTCACCGCCAACGCGGACGCCACGGCCGCGGGTGTCGTCGGCGCGCTCGGCAAGGGCTTCGGGGTGAAGGCCGGGGCCGACCGGGGCAAGGCTCCCGCCTGCGCCCCCGGGAAGCCGGCTCCGGCGCGGGTCGCGGACAACGGTGCCGCGTACCTCGCGGACGCCGTCGCCAGGACCGGCCACCTCACCTCGGCCCTGCCCGGCGCCGCGGACCAGCCGGACTTCGGCAACACCGCGGACACGGTCGTGGCGCTCGCCGCGGACGGCTACCTCGCGCAGGCGAAGAAGCCGTACGCCTGGCTGGAGAAGAACGCCGGCGCCTGGGCGAAGCAGAGCGGCCCGGCCGCCTACGCCCAGCTGATCCTGGCCGCGCACGCGGTCGGCGCCGACCCGGCGGACTTCGGGGGCACGGATCTGGTGAGCGCGCTGAACGCGTCGGGTCCGGCCCCGCAGAAGCAGGCGGCCGCGTCGTCGCACGCCGACGAGGAGAAGACGTCGGACGACGGTTCCGGCAACAGTGTCTGGTGGATCGTCGGCGTCGGGCTCGTCGGCGGCATCGGCGTGGGCTTCCTGATGAGCGCCCGCCGGAAGCAGCGGCAGCTGTGA
- a CDS encoding XRE family transcriptional regulator: MSDAYAPLADVLDRLGELTGRPGRLPEALDVSDLSHRTGIPVGVVVDLLGGGRAPEVGLAERVRQRLDFIRETRRRPDGKRYSLDELARIAGTSRQWLSEWRKSGMPSLEHADRLRRYFGLSAGFFTADEQEALHEALQPVLQSLEAEADPLLRLRECGLVRLAARAPQMNARQLTTLADLAEMIITAEHTANPPHPAASASA, encoded by the coding sequence GTGAGTGACGCCTACGCCCCGCTGGCCGACGTGCTGGACCGGCTCGGCGAGCTGACCGGGCGGCCCGGACGGCTGCCGGAGGCCCTGGACGTGTCCGACCTCTCGCACCGGACCGGCATCCCCGTCGGCGTCGTCGTCGACCTGCTCGGGGGCGGCCGCGCACCGGAGGTCGGGCTGGCCGAACGGGTGCGGCAGCGGCTGGACTTCATCCGGGAGACCCGGCGCCGTCCCGACGGCAAGCGCTACTCGCTGGACGAACTGGCCAGGATCGCCGGGACCAGCCGGCAGTGGCTGAGCGAGTGGCGCAAGAGCGGCATGCCGAGCCTGGAACACGCCGACCGGCTGCGCAGGTACTTCGGCCTGTCGGCCGGCTTCTTCACCGCGGACGAACAGGAGGCGCTGCACGAGGCGTTGCAGCCGGTCCTGCAGTCCCTGGAGGCCGAGGCGGACCCGCTCCTGCGACTGCGCGAGTGCGGCCTCGTCCGGCTCGCCGCCCGGGCGCCGCAGATGAACGCCCGCCAGCTCACTACCCTCGCCGACCTGGCTGAAATGATCATCACGGCCGAGCACACGGCGAACCCGCCCCACCCGGCGGCCTCGGCCTCCGCCTGA
- a CDS encoding CbiQ family ECF transporter T component: protein MHPGAWWLWSLGLGTAATRTTNPLLLALLIATAGYVVAAHRTPDSPTAYTAFAKLALAVLLIRLLFATALGSPIPGTHPLLTLPEVPLPRWAQGIRLGGEVTAEALLFAAYDGLRLAALLICVGAANALANPARLLKSLPGALYEIGVAVVVALTFAPHLIADVQRLRAARRLRGRPDRGLRGLLQVGLPVLEGALERSVALAAAMDARGYGRTAEVPAPVRRTTAALTLGGLIGVCAGTYGLLTAAGGTYGVPVLLAGVVAALAGLRLGGRRSPRTRYRPDRWDARAWLVAGSGAAVAALLTLASVRDPDALHPGVVPLVAPTLPLWPAAAVLLGLLPAFIVPARTQSPEEPS, encoded by the coding sequence CTGCATCCCGGGGCCTGGTGGCTCTGGTCTCTCGGGCTCGGGACCGCCGCCACGCGTACCACCAACCCGCTGCTTCTCGCCCTCCTGATAGCCACCGCCGGATACGTCGTGGCGGCGCACCGCACCCCCGATTCCCCCACCGCCTACACCGCGTTCGCGAAACTCGCCCTCGCCGTGCTCCTCATCCGCCTCCTCTTCGCCACCGCCCTCGGCTCCCCCATCCCCGGCACGCACCCCCTCCTCACGCTCCCCGAAGTCCCCCTCCCCCGCTGGGCGCAGGGCATCCGCCTCGGCGGCGAGGTCACCGCCGAGGCGCTCCTCTTCGCCGCCTACGACGGTCTCCGCCTCGCCGCCCTGCTGATCTGTGTCGGCGCCGCGAACGCCCTCGCCAATCCGGCCCGCCTCCTGAAGTCCCTCCCCGGCGCCCTGTACGAGATCGGCGTGGCCGTCGTCGTCGCGCTCACCTTCGCCCCGCACCTCATCGCCGACGTCCAGCGGCTGCGCGCCGCCCGCCGGCTGCGCGGCCGGCCGGACCGGGGCCTCAGGGGCCTGCTCCAGGTCGGACTGCCGGTCCTGGAGGGCGCGCTGGAGCGCTCGGTCGCGCTGGCCGCCGCGATGGACGCCCGGGGTTACGGCCGTACCGCCGAGGTCCCCGCCCCGGTGCGCCGTACCACGGCCGCCCTCACCCTCGGCGGCCTGATCGGCGTGTGCGCGGGAACGTACGGGCTGCTCACCGCGGCGGGCGGCACGTACGGCGTCCCGGTGCTGCTGGCCGGGGTCGTGGCCGCGCTCGCGGGACTGCGTCTCGGCGGCCGGCGCTCCCCGCGCACCCGGTACCGGCCCGACCGGTGGGACGCGCGCGCCTGGCTGGTGGCCGGCTCGGGCGCCGCCGTCGCCGCACTGCTCACGCTCGCCTCGGTACGGGACCCGGACGCGCTGCACCCCGGTGTCGTACCGCTGGTCGCGCCGACCCTGCCGCTGTGGCCGGCCGCGGCCGTGCTGCTGGGTCTGCTGCCCGCGTTCATCGTTCCCGCCAGGACCCAGTCCCCCGAGGAGCCGTCGTGA
- a CDS encoding aminoglycoside phosphotransferase family protein: MTTTGRLLGSGRSADVYEMDDAWVLRRDREGWGDAAAEGAVMAYVREHGYPVPRVRPSASRTDLVLERLSGPTMLAALTSGLIAPAEAGTLLARLLRQLHALPGRNPADPAARVLHLDLHPDNVILTADGPRVIDWSNTEDGPPGLDWAMSAIILAQVAADDTPLTTPAHTILTTLLRDPSPLTQSTLTEARNRRAANPTMSPRELELLGPAEELVRLRATF; encoded by the coding sequence ATGACGACGACGGGGAGACTGCTCGGCTCGGGCCGTTCGGCGGACGTGTACGAGATGGACGACGCGTGGGTGCTGCGCCGCGACCGGGAGGGGTGGGGGGACGCGGCCGCCGAGGGCGCGGTGATGGCGTACGTGCGCGAGCACGGCTATCCGGTGCCCCGCGTACGGCCCTCCGCGTCCCGCACCGACCTGGTCCTGGAGCGGCTGTCCGGTCCGACGATGCTCGCCGCGCTCACCTCGGGCCTCATCGCCCCGGCCGAGGCGGGCACGCTGCTCGCCCGGCTGCTGCGCCAACTGCACGCGCTGCCCGGCCGGAACCCGGCCGACCCGGCCGCGCGGGTCCTGCACCTCGACCTCCACCCGGACAACGTCATCCTCACGGCCGACGGCCCCCGCGTCATAGACTGGTCCAACACCGAGGACGGCCCACCCGGCCTGGACTGGGCCATGTCCGCGATCATCCTGGCCCAGGTAGCCGCAGACGACACCCCTCTCACCACCCCGGCCCACACCATCCTGACAACCTTGCTGAGGGACCCTTCCCCCCTCACCCAATCCACCCTCACCGAGGCCCGCAACCGCCGCGCGGCCAACCCGACGATGAGCCCGCGAGAACTCGAACTGCTCGGTCCAGCAGAAGAGTTGGTCAGACTCCGGGCAACGTTCTAG